In the genome of Chaetodon trifascialis isolate fChaTrf1 chromosome 21, fChaTrf1.hap1, whole genome shotgun sequence, the window CATACTTGCAGGTGGTCTTGGTGCCAGCATGGGAGGGGACCCTGCACCTGGAAAATATGGTCAGTGTGATGGAacaaaaagtttgttttgttttgttttttttttaactgtagtTTTGTTGTTACTGTAGCAGTCCCAGAGACGCAGACACTGATAGGCAGAGGCAGTTAAATCCACAATCTACACTTGACTGTGAACAGGCTTCTGATGAGTGTCCATTTTGAGAGGAGATCCTGTCATactgttttccctcctctgctcaggATATGGTGGCTTCCCCAATGGTGGGCAGCTTCTTGGTCTTGGTAGTAATGGAAATACAGCTGGTAAATATGGTGAATAAATAGCTTTGGTATCACTTGTGATTTGCTTGCTACAAACAGCACACTACAAAATCCCAGTCATTGTTTTAGAAAAGTCCCTCAAGCTTTCTTTTTCaccttcttctgtctcttcctctgtttctccgTCTCTTCTTCAGGTTATGGAAGAATGCCCTATGAAGCTCAACCAGCTGGACTGGCCCCTGAAGCCAAATCTACTGGCAAATATGGTAAAAGCTTCAATAAAGAAAAGTTCAGTGAAAGGGAAATACGTTTATTAGCTTTCTTGTATGGTAAATCTGAAGTGACTGCCAGCACTgggctaacttagcttagcatagtgAGAGGGAACCTTTGGCTCCTTGCCCAGCAAGTTACTGAATTTATTTAATAATACAATTTCTTCCAGGTCTTGCTGGGTCACCATATCAGCCTGAACCTCTTGGGCTTGGACCGAGTGGAAAATTAACAGGCAAATACGGTGAGAGTCAGCAAACATGGCAGCTCCCTTCTAATTgtcatttgtgtatttgtttggtTTAACTTGTCCGTGTGATTGCCAACTGCTCAGGCGGCAGTGAAGTTCCCTACGCACCACAAGCTCTTGGGTTTGGAAGTGAAGCAAAGTCCTCTGGGAAATATGGTATAGTACATCCTTTAATGTACCAGTCATACCAGTCATTCTGTCCGTCTGCATTTTGGACTTTTACTAAATGATTTCACATCAATCTCTCACCAGATAACCAGGGACCTTACCAACCACAGCCTCTTGAGTCTGCATCTGAAGCCAGATCTGGTGGAGAATATGGTATCATAATTGCTACTAATTACCTGACTAGCTTAGTTAGAAATGCACAGAAATTATACATTTATGTCTCTTTTTTGCCTTAAACAGATACAGCTGGTTTATCTTATGAGCCTCTGCCTCTTGAGCCAGAGTCAGCTGGAAAGTCTTACGGTGCGTCAGGGAAAGAGATTCACAGCACAAATATTCAAACATAATACAATAGACCCCGATCTCTTCTTCTTAActgtcttttctcctcatcCCTTAGTGAAGGGAGAGGTACCCACTCCAGCAATTGCAGTGGAAAGCGATGAGATGTCCATTGATCGATACGGTAAGTGCTGCGTGTAGTTCAGTCTGGTTGATCTTGTGGCTCCACTGCATTCACATAATGTTTAAACTGTTTGTTGCTTTTAGAAAATGTGGGCTACATAAATGGACAAGTGCAGCCAGAAGGTAAAACGAGGAACTTTCATCCCCAGATTTTAAGTGCATATATAGTGCACAGACAATAACATAGTTAGTTTACAGTAACACAATTCATCTGTTGTTCCTGTTTGCCTTGTCTGCTCTCCCTCCATAGTTGTTGCATTTCCCGCAGCTCCCACTCCCAGCCCCACCCTAGCTTACCCCTCTGTGCCGTCCTATCTGCCCATGGAGTCCTCCTACACACCTGATGTGGTGCCCGGAGCAGGTGTTGAGGACCTGCCCGACCCCGCGGGCACTGCCAGCCTCGGCTTCgactcagcagcagctacaggaaCACACGGCGAGGCTCAGGTGCCCGAGCAAGCTGACGAcctgcttcagcagcagctgccacgTCAGATACACATTCAACAGCATCTCAAACTGCATTTTCACCCACAAGGCAAGTTCTGCGGAGGTTAAAGTAACGGTTGCACAATCTAAGGATAGATTAAGGATGGAAGGCAGCCTTCAGAGTGGCTTCAGTCTTCTCATTGACTTCTCAAGAGAGGGAATAATTGCATTTCCCAAAATTTCGGACTGCTCCTTTAAGTTCACCGTGACAAACATTAGAGTACAGTCAGAGGCTGTATGTGCTTTGAAATGATATATAATAAGTGTATGTAACATTTCAAGCTGTGAAAGTCACTTGAACTTCTGCATAACCACCTgcattgttttctctttttcttcaggAGCAAAGAACAACAAATATGATTTGAATGGCTTCTTTGGGAATAGTGGCTATCAAGGTAAGAGCAGACTGACTCATGATTATTTccagtttgctgtgtttttcctcacccTCCCACTCATCTTTGCTCTGCATTCGTCTCTTCACACAGGTTAACCCTGCTGACAACGACAAGTACAATCTATTTTTctgccgttgtatattgtattattatattgtcTCGgtgtatattgtttttattttcttctgttcGAATAGGccctgtatttttgtgtttgtcagtctaAAGATAAAACTGCACTGTTCACTGTACACTCAAATGACAAATGGAGTTTGTCTGCTGCGTGCATTCGGTGTTTTCTTTGACTGAACTCAAAATAATTCTGTAAAACTTAAATCAGTCTAATTTATTTTGCATGggaaagggatttttttttttggcaagcATCTGTTTATGATTGTACAGTATTTGATTGAATAAAACCACCAGTGAAGACCAACAGTGGAAAAGTTttagtttatgtgtgtgtttctatgcaTTTAGTGTGTAACAGAATATTATGAAGAATGACTACACACTGTAGTGGCCCCAGATCATCCTGCAGCACAGTTGCATACAAGCATGAAGAATAGGAAGATGTGTGCACACTATAATACAGGAAATACATTGATGTTCAAGAGGAAATTGAGGTGTGAGTCCATTATGAGCCAtgacaagcagcagctgctgtagtGCACATGGCTTTTTGCGAGGATTACTCCAGCTTAGGGATAAGAACCCTTTGCTGATTGGTCTGACGGAGAGCATGCCACTTTGCCAGCTCAACAGGTTGCTTGCTTGGAATTACACCTGTCCAATGATGGATTCAAGCACCAGAATTTCCGGCCAGTCGTGGTCATGATTGTGCCTCAGATTCCTGAGCGCGGCCTCGTTTAGGATGTAAATGTGAGGAACCTGTACTGTCAACTACACGAATGTGAGGGCATCGGCTGCAGGAAGTTGTGATGGTGCTTTACGAAGGACCGCGGCTGTTGGACTTCACAAAGACCCCTACACACCTTCAGTTCAACAAGTATGTCCTGACAGGTTACCGGCCAGTCTCCACGGCTCAAGAGTGCCTCAAGAGCATCTTCTACATGCACAATGAGCTGGGGAACATTTACACTCATGGTAAGTCCAGAAATTTACTCTGTGTTGCCTTGCAGCTGTTATTCCTTTAGGAATTCACTCACATCTTTGCAGTTAAATACACAGCAAATGTTTCTCGCATAGTATCCACTCAACtcatcaaaacaacacagataTCCACTACTCTCACTTATGGCCAGTTGCAAGCATACTTGACAAGAGTGTGTAATGAGGATATGGGGAATTAACTGTAATCTGTCCTGGGAATCCCTGCCCTGGAAATAACCTACTGTTAACAAGGTCTTTAAAGGTGTGTGGCTGGCTGATGATTTCAGGTGTAAATGCCCATATGTATTATGGGAAAACCATCTTGGAGATCCACATTTGCAAAGATTGAGAGTAGTTGCAGAATTTTGAAAATTTACATATTTTCCCAATTTGCGTGTTTTTCAGAAGTCTTTGAAATGCAAACATGACTCAGATTGTGCAAACACAAGAATAGATGGAAAAGTAACTGTGCACAAGGTAAAATATGCACAGCCTtgaacttttaacttttaacaaaCATCTTCTCCATGCTCCATTTTCTCCTTAATTGGCTATCCCATAAGTTCATTAAGGCTAACACTCTTACTAAGGGGAAGTGAAGGGTATTAGCTGTGTGTGCTTGAGGGTTTCTCTGGTTTCTCCATGCATGTAGCCAACAGTCGTATATTTAACACTATTCCTAGAGTAAACAAACAGAGGAACCATTCACAGACTCTGAAATTCCTCATTCTGCTTTGTGTAAGGTCTTATTTAATAGCACCTGCTCACTATAAAAACAGATGTCATTAACCAACTACTTGCAGCAGACCACAAACTTAAAAGCTTTTAGTCATACTGGAAAATAATTCTCCAATTGTCTCTAACATGCACTCCCTCATTTTCTTGTTTCATCACCTATCCCTTTCCCCCCTGTCAACTCCTAATCTTCCGATTGCCTCAGGcatccctttcttcctcttcttggtGCTGCTGCCTTTCAGTATCCCCTGGATGGAGGTGGACAGCATCTGGATCTGTGTGGTCCACTACCTGGCCTGCCTCTGCCCCACCGTTGGCTCTGTGGTCTACCATGTGTTCATGAACCATATAGGAGGAGAACATGTGTACGACATCCTGCTCTCCCTGGACATGTTCGGGGTCTGCCTGGTTAACACGCTGGGTAGGTGGTCGACGCCATTTGGCTCTGCTGTCCTCGGCCTGAATCTCTCTAAATTTGCAGCATCTCAAATCCTAATCATTTCTTATAGATCTGGTTTTTCAAGTGTAACAAATGAATCTTCACTGAGTCCAAATCTCCTCCTTTGCTTAGAATAACCCTGAAAACTACCGAGTCAATCTAGCTTTAGTGGCCTTGCTGTTAATTCATTGGCATATTTTCCATCTTGTCACCAGGGGCACTTCCCATCATCCACATCACCCTTCTTTGCTACCCCGCCATACGACAGACCGCCTTGCTGGCCTACATCCTCCTGTCGAGCTACGGTATATACTGTGCCACCACGGCCCGCACGAATGTCCTGCGGCTGCGAGCTTTCGTCTGGCAGGGCCTGTTCCGCttcagcctcttcctcttccgGGTGTTTGGCAGCGGGGTGGGCAGCCCCAACTCCCTGCggctcttcatcatcatggaCACACTGGCTGTACTGGGAGGGGTGGTCAACATCATCCAGATTCCAGAGCGTTTCATCCCAGGCCGGTTTGACAACTGGGGCAACAGCCACCAGATAATGCATGTCATGGTTACTTGCTCAATAATCTACCTGCACTGGGGCACACTGGAGGATTTAGCCTGGATTAAGACCTACCAGTGTCCTACTGAGTGATGCAAAGTATATCAAGtacacacatgtgcactcaAGGCTCTGCCAATAGAGAAGAGATTTAGGATTCAAAGAGGCAGGAGGAGTTAAgtaaaaagagaagagaggcaaGTTGTTTCTAAATGCACTTTAGTTCTAGCTGCTGAAATTCTTTGCAAGGGAAGTttgcagtttgacattttgccGCAGGAGAATAAGAGGAACTTACAGTGTTGTAACTGTGGAACTAAGACATCACTACGCTAAATTAAAAATCCTGAGCATACTTGATTTTTAGTTTGTTGAAATGCAGTAGTTTTGGGTCATATTGCCCATAaccaaaatggaaaatgaaattatttaatGCAATAAATTCTatatttttacatgttgtttcattcattcattcattcattcattcattcaaggaTTCTTGTGACAAAGTGAAATACGACAAGTGGTTGAATACTTCTGTTGTTTAATTGCAAGtgagatatactgtatgtacacttggaaaagaaaatctttttttctattGCTAAATGTCAGTAAAATTTTAACTGCTTTCATTTGAACTTGGCAACGAATGTTAGTCTTTGTCATTGGCATTCTTCTGAACTCAGAGCTTTCTGGCATGAGCTGAACCTGCATCTTTGAAAGACACTGTCACCTTCAAACTAAAAGCATCACAGCACCAAAAACTGCATCAATTTACTTGCAAATATGgccacttaaaaaaaaacaaaaaaaacaggtgtGCAGATTAGACTTGAAAGAGGTGTGGATGTTGCAGAGGTGGAGTACTTAGCCCGTAACACAGCAGCTTTATTGTTTTACAATGCTCTGAGTCAATGCATTCTTGCATTATGTGCTACACTGGACGagcttcctctttttttctagTCCATTTCTGTGGATCAGTCTTCGTCTGAGCTGCTGTCGTCCTCAGCCTCAGATAGGTCGGCAATGGGAAACCGCAGGATGGCAGCCACTCCGCTCAGCTGAGTCAGTTCTGAGGAGACAATCAAGGATAAATCGATATACAAATGGTACTTCAGGCTGATTTTATCTCTAAGTACAGAAGTGCAAAAAGCACAGTTGAATTTGAGGAACTGATTCTGTCGAAGTTGAACTTAATCAATCAGTGCTGAAATGACAGCAGTAAATGAAATTCCCCTGACAGTATCAaacatttacagagcagacCTGACAGTGCGTTGGTGTTATTTTACTCATGCTGGTCATTTCAAGTTACTATTATGGAATAAACCCTCAGAGTTACATAACAATACCCTGTAGAGTTTTTAACCACTAGCAGCGCCATGCagcaatgttttaatgtgtttgggTCCCTGTTTCGTTCATGAGTTTGCCAAATAAGTACTACAGATATgtgtttctaaaaataaaacaggtcAGAATGCTTTTATAACTTACGTTCACCAGAAACATGAAGGCTTGAGAAAAttctggatgaaaaaaaaaaaaaaaacgagaggGAAAACATATCAACTTGGTAAAGGACGTTCTTCTTGGTCAATGTTAACACAGCCAGTCTTTTAAAAGACGATCGGTACCTGACATTGCCGCCATTGTCTCTCACGTTGTCCACCAGCCGAACGTAACGACTCCTCGTGGGGATATCCTGGTGCCTGGACGTACACGTggagacacacaaaacatgcattCATACACAGAGCAGATGTGATTGTTTACATCGTCAACATTTTAAATTATTCCGATGGCAGTTTTTGATTGTATACAAGTTAATCAAGGAGAAAACTGTTGAAAATGCTGGCCAGTAGCGGCTGAACATAAATGCTGACCCAACGATTCTGTCTGTAAAAACACCCGCCCTGCAAATCTAAATCAGATAACCTAAAGATCTGTGCCAAAAACAAGCAATCTCTCCCAGTGTGTACCTGAACAGCTTATCGCTTATCAACAAGGTGTCGATGGCGAGGGCGTCGGCAGCTTTCTCCACATGAGCCAGTCTGTGGGAATGCAAAGATACAAAGGTTGCTGATTATCAGTATGAATAAATGAGGACTTCTTGCCGGTTGGCTGGTCTGGTGCATCGTCACTCACCCATAAAAGGCTCGGTCAGGCTCATGTTGGAGCATCTTATAGAAATCTTCCAGGGCTTTCACCTCTCCTGCTGCCTGGAAGTTAAACATAAAGACAAGCTGCTACAGTCACTATTCACTTTCATTGAATAAGACAAGCTGACAAATCACAGGCTGTACAGTCACCTTGGTATCAGAGAGCCGACTTGTCACGGCGGGATCAGAGAGGATTTCTGCAAAACAACAAGCATTTTACTGAGTTTTCACCTTGTGAtgagattttattattttactctcaGAGGCTGCCAGCTCGTACCTTTGAGCGAGTACTTATGACCTGATGACGAGTGGACCAGCATGAATTTGGGTCGATTCTCCAGCAGGATCTTGTTGTCTTGTCGCACTGCCTCTTTGAAGAGGTAGGTGATGAACTGGTCCTTCACAAAGCCTGGACTGGCGACCAGGATGCACTTCACCACTGGCAGAAGGCAAGGGAGAGAATTCAAAATCAGCTTTTCTGACgtttcatttctttaaatggaaacaaaaaaaatgtagtgGCAGCGATGATAAACCACAAAGGTGCCATAAAAATGACTCATAGGAACAACAATTATAAAGGGAGAAGTGTGTGACACAAAACAGGAACACACTGTAAGTCTATGCATGTCTAAGAGGTTGTGTGCGTCTACACAGCAGCAATACCATCAAAATTGATGTGGCGGAGAATCGCTTGCATCACGGCCTCATAGAACCTCTCCAgcgcctgcaaacacacagacagtttgacATCAGCCTACATGACAGATCCCAGACCTGAGGGAAAAAACAGTGTCATCATACACTAAGCTTTAGTTTGATATGTTGATATGAGTATTCAGAATATAAAGTGCGACTACCTTTGTTGATTTCCCCTACTGTATCTTACTTGCTTTAAATGTGACAAGATATTAAAATATCTGCCCAACTTGTTCTATTCAGAGCACTTCTTGTCTTCAACAAGTCTTGAAAAAAAGGGAGGCGAGGGTCATCTCATAATGAGAGGTCACCACACCGACACACTACCTACATTGCTGACTTAATTCTCCCCTCATTACAGCTGTGCACAGCGAGCTTACCTACCTTCTCGTGCTGGGTGCAGCTTCCCCTTCTCTTGCGAGGAATGGTGAGCTCCACCTTGGCACGGAGCAGAGTCATGGCGGTGGTCACCAGCACCAGGTTGGCCAGACCCTCCTGCATTACCACAGCTGCCACATCTGCCTTCTGGGTTGCATCACATGCCTGCTCTAAAGGGTAGACGCGGCGAAATAAATGAATCATGAGAGGAAGCGGGTACTCTGTGAAGCTAGCAACAAATGTCTTATTACagtttttactgtttactgttaatcattgattttacttttacatcATGCCTGTAGTTGATGTGAGCTATTGCTAAGAGCTTCACACGCTTGCTACTTAGACTTAAGTTGTGGttaaaattacagcagcaaTGACTCAAATGCATGAACCTCATCTGTCAGCTTCCCTCGTGTTTCTTCCTATCCTGTTCCCATGGCAACACTCTCTCTGCTGGTAATGTAAATACATGAAGGAGAGGACTGTGCATTTCCTGTAATGTGCATGTAAACTTGTCAAAACAGCTTCTAACGTTCAACATGATCTTAACTGTTCAACATCTGTGAGCaatttttgacatttgaacTGTGTCTTTTTAACCACATTGGCTCGCTTCACAGTTCTTTGCCTGACAGAAAGAGGCAAAGGTCTGTTTTCTTGGAGCGAGAACGTGAATCTACTCAGCAGAATGTTAAAGTTGCTGTGGTTCATAACACTATTAAAGCCAAACAGATTGCCCACAACATGGAAAGTAACCTTGACTCATCAAGACAAGCAAACATCTCCAACTATGGAAAAACTCTGAACTCAGCAGTGTTCGTTTCCATGGTTTGGTTCAGTTGGTCAGATGTGAAAAATGCTATTCACATTTTGGTTCTAACTACTTTCAAGAGAACTGCTGGTAGTCTGTTCGGAGTGTGAGCAAATCTGAATCAAATGCAAGAACTGACCCTGACATGCAGTTTTATCTGTATAAGGAAGTAGAAGCTGAGATTCTGGCAGCTGAGTGTGCAGTTGCTAAAGCCCATGAAATTCTGTCTGGTAAACAAGATACTTGTGAGTCCATTTGATTACTGTTTACAAGTCCTGGTTGCCATGCAAGTGGGAAGTGCGAGCTCAAATGAGCCAAACACAAGATTGAGACAAACTGATATTTTCTGCTATGATTGTTCTGACCGAATAAAACAAATGGAGGTATCAGTCCAACGTCAACAGCAGCACCCGCTTACCGATCCTGTCCAGCACGACGCTGTCCCAGCTCTTTTTAGCGAGAGTGAACTTCCTGTTGAGCTCAAGCTCAATAGTGTGATAAGCGCCCATCTGGAGAGGGAAGAAGAATAAACGACACTGCTGTTATTCTTTAACATATGAGTGTGCTTAtgagaacaaaagaaaatcttCGGCATCCTAATCATATCACTCTAGCCCCTCTACTCCACTTTAAAACGTCAATCCTTGTTAATGTGACATGACTGCAACTGTCAGGTTGGTTAGAAATACCAGACCTTGACATACTGGTTCTCCTCAATGTTGGTGCCCTTTACTCTCAGCTGGCAGGCCTGGGAGTCGAAGTCGATAGTCTCCACACATAAAGTGAGGGTAGTCCGGACTCTGGAGCTGCCCACACTTCCAGTGGTGGACTCTGTCTGCACCTTCCTGTGGGAGCAGGGGAAATGGACTTGAATTGCAGCTCTGAAGGCaaattctgtttgtgtttctcaaTCCAAAACACGTGTGTGATGGTGCCTCTATATGCAGAGACCCTTCCCTttgcctgtattttcttattttgccGTATTCTGGATGTTTCTGGGTCTGGGCATCAACTTTTGGACGGTGGGTGTGTtgcccccagccaataacagtaTGCAGGGTGTGTGCGTGGGAGCCTATTAAAAACAAAGTGACCAGGTGCCTgatttgaatgttgtgtttgaaAACCCCAACCGACAAATCATACTCACTCTTCCTTAATGAACAAATGTCACAACGCGGCATTCGTGTATGAAACATTATTGTGACTCTTATAATGCTCAAGATATTTGGTTGAAGTCACTCTGAATTACTTTTATGGCTGAGGGAATTCAAGACAGAGCTGGAAACTTGTGGTCTTGCAAAAACAGAATTCTTTTGATACAAGACGTCGTGTGTGAGTAAAGCTTCCTGTTGAAACTTTCCAAACTATATCTGTCAAGTTACTACAAGTCAACTTGTATAGCTAGCAGCACTGATTACGTCAGATGCATGTCATATCTGATCAGTGGTTAATGAAGGTGGAGGGAAGCTAAACCTTGAGTTGCTTTTTTGATACCTTACAAGTGCATACCGAGTGGCAGACTTGAATCGTTATCAACTGACAAATGAAGCACACACTGAAAGAAGCTGCATTGCCAATTCTGCAGTGCTGCAAGACAGCAAAGCCAAAACATCTGGGAAGCCCTGCTGTGCACTGCAGGGCTTCATCTGTCACCATGTAATCAAAGTTAGTGGTTACCTGATAGTGGAGGCTCTCAAGCTGTCCCCCACTTGTAGCAGGTTGTAGGTGTGCCACatatcctctgcctcctctggcATCAGAGTCACCTGACTGAAGAAGAATAGCCATCACTGCGCCATCTTATTGGCGTCATTCACGTTAATGATACGTCAGGTGTGGTTTTGGTTATCACAGCATTAAACTGTGAATACGCTTTTACTTTAAGATGTCAAGCCACGATGCGATGCAATGATACAGCAAAATCCACTGTGTTACGGTTCTTATGGAGTGTACGTCAATCTTAACACAATCCGTGGTTGTTTTGTTAACTCAGTCATTAAACTTATTAAAGCGAAAGCTATATCCACAGCCTGAACGATGCAATCTGAGCTCATTTAGTTATATTTCATGTTGTGTGAGTTATTATATATCAGCTACAAAAGGGGCAATTTCCACACTAAGCCCAAACTCCCCACATCTCTGCCGGTACAGGTGAATGTACATCACAAGTTGACACATGTAGTCAGCTGCAAAATAGCATGCtggttagcttgctaacattagctatcGCCAGTCACTCACCCGGCATTATCTTTTTCAATGTCTTTATGGAGCAACTTCATGGTCGGCTGCTTGTATAATATAACCAAATGTATAATTAGCGTTAACTAGATAGGTTTACGTTTAACCGAGTTGGAGTCATGTTTATCTTAGTGAACTAGCAAAGTAGCTAAGCCATTTCTCAACTTAAGAATGAATCACTCGGTGCGTGTTGCCAGGCGCTAGGACATTGCGTCATGCCAAAATACGTCGTCGATTCTTCCCATCTTGGTCACTTCCGTGGGTGTCGCTTTACTGCGCAACAAATACAGAGCGATACGAAGACgaatatttgagtaaatgtcGACAAACACGAGTCATCTTGCATTG includes:
- the pelo gene encoding protein pelota homolog, which encodes MKLLHKDIEKDNAGQVTLMPEEAEDMWHTYNLLQVGDSLRASTIRKVQTESTTGSVGSSRVRTTLTLCVETIDFDSQACQLRVKGTNIEENQYVKMGAYHTIELELNRKFTLAKKSWDSVVLDRIEQACDATQKADVAAVVMQEGLANLVLVTTAMTLLRAKVELTIPRKRRGSCTQHEKALERFYEAVMQAILRHINFDVVKCILVASPGFVKDQFITYLFKEAVRQDNKILLENRPKFMLVHSSSGHKYSLKEILSDPAVTSRLSDTKAAGEVKALEDFYKMLQHEPDRAFYGLAHVEKAADALAIDTLLISDKLFRHQDIPTRSRYVRLVDNVRDNGGNVRIFSSLHVSGEQLTQLSGVAAILRFPIADLSEAEDDSSSDED
- the LOC139349707 gene encoding progestin and adipoQ receptor family member 4-like, which gives rise to MVLYEGPRLLDFTKTPTHLQFNKYVLTGYRPVSTAQECLKSIFYMHNELGNIYTHGIPFFLFLVLLPFSIPWMEVDSIWICVVHYLACLCPTVGSVVYHVFMNHIGGEHVYDILLSLDMFGVCLVNTLGALPIIHITLLCYPAIRQTALLAYILLSSYGIYCATTARTNVLRLRAFVWQGLFRFSLFLFRVFGSGVGSPNSLRLFIIMDTLAVLGGVVNIIQIPERFIPGRFDNWGNSHQIMHVMVTCSIIYLHWGTLEDLAWIKTYQCPTE